One Leptospira wolbachii serovar Codice str. CDC genomic region harbors:
- a CDS encoding SPOR domain-containing protein: MKERVFYVINLDKQRIGVLSLFLFALFFSIFFLGVSVGKGKQEEMATREKLLEQTPKSPESTDSSIPSPTATNVAEAAAGTNAASSLIQGTKVKDQTNLGGEIPMADVGNHPYFVETSTAKDEEEEKKQQIVDLTKRSEKRVSSNKQEERFRNLAPTSKHSKSQKNSSQMGSAPKSEGKQFTIQLAALTSRQSAETFLSQLKADNHGKLAAKSFIVVKNGFFVVQMGKSKDKSSLTKVLSKTSMPKEIKSKAMVVSYQPLS; encoded by the coding sequence ATGAAAGAAAGAGTATTTTACGTAATCAACTTAGATAAACAAAGAATTGGAGTTTTGTCCCTCTTTCTTTTTGCACTTTTCTTTTCGATTTTCTTTCTAGGAGTGTCCGTAGGAAAGGGAAAACAAGAAGAGATGGCCACTCGAGAAAAATTACTGGAACAAACACCCAAATCTCCCGAGTCAACAGACAGTTCTATTCCTTCTCCAACGGCCACAAATGTAGCAGAGGCAGCTGCGGGAACGAATGCCGCTTCTTCTCTCATCCAAGGAACCAAAGTCAAAGACCAAACGAACCTCGGCGGGGAAATTCCAATGGCGGATGTCGGAAACCACCCTTACTTTGTGGAAACCTCTACTGCCAAAGATGAGGAAGAGGAAAAGAAACAACAGATTGTTGACCTAACTAAACGTTCAGAAAAACGAGTTTCTTCGAACAAACAGGAAGAACGATTTAGAAACCTGGCTCCGACTTCAAAACATTCGAAGTCGCAAAAAAACTCTTCACAAATGGGGAGTGCTCCGAAATCAGAAGGGAAACAATTTACCATTCAGTTGGCAGCTTTAACAAGTAGACAATCGGCTGAGACATTTTTATCACAACTGAAAGCAGATAACCATGGTAAGTTGGCAGCAAAATCCTTCATCGTAGTTAAAAATGGTTTCTTTGTGGTGCAAATGGGAAAATCAAAAGATAAATCTTCCCTTACCAAAGTCCTATCCAAAACTTCCATGCCTAAAGAAATAAAATCCAAAGCCATGGTCGTGAGTTACCAACCGCTTTCCTAA
- a CDS encoding VanW family protein, producing MIPILKLKIKVAKRWFGAILKGDYFRFGLKQPNKIDWNWQEETTISLPIFDSPLKEGKLHNLSIAIEKINGRVLDPGKIFSFWYEIGDPTIKKGYKEGRVIRNGLVGSEIAGGLCQLSGIIYYLSLELGLRIRERFPHSRDLYTEETRFTPLGTDASVVYPTKDLRIQNTFPFPLLLHWKLTDSTLTFSIRSKEPLKRRKLYFQQTPKKGFSNVKVFLESEEDGNFLLCSSDDYLL from the coding sequence TTGATTCCAATCCTGAAACTAAAAATCAAAGTCGCCAAAAGATGGTTTGGCGCAATCCTCAAAGGAGATTATTTTCGGTTTGGGTTGAAACAGCCAAACAAAATAGATTGGAATTGGCAGGAAGAAACGACAATTAGCCTCCCCATTTTTGACTCTCCTCTGAAAGAAGGAAAACTCCATAACCTTAGTATTGCCATCGAGAAGATTAATGGTAGAGTTTTAGATCCAGGTAAGATCTTTTCTTTTTGGTATGAAATTGGTGACCCCACAATCAAGAAAGGCTACAAAGAAGGAAGAGTCATTCGGAATGGATTGGTTGGATCGGAAATTGCCGGTGGCCTTTGCCAATTGTCAGGAATCATTTATTACCTCTCTTTAGAGCTTGGCCTCCGTATCCGAGAGCGATTCCCCCACTCTCGTGATTTGTATACAGAAGAAACTAGATTTACCCCGCTAGGTACTGATGCCTCTGTTGTTTATCCTACAAAGGATTTACGAATCCAAAATACATTTCCCTTTCCATTACTTTTACATTGGAAACTTACCGATTCAACACTTACATTCTCTATCCGTTCCAAAGAACCACTAAAAAGAAGGAAATTGTATTTCCAACAGACCCCAAAAAAGGGATTTTCGAATGTAAAAGTCTTTTTAGAATCAGAAGAAGATGGCAATTTCCTCTTATGTTCTTCCGATGATTACCTACTTTAA
- a CDS encoding SH3 domain-containing protein, whose protein sequence is MKKLFLVILTSLIFFQCKKTPTVEVGKNAFISATVLNARKTPTLDGEKVGKLKLGDEVKVLERSENDTEIDGLSAYWYRVQSKEITGWVFGGYLSITKVESRDAMIAAVQGNFVFCKLPDRMECSKTIEFDGESFIYREFNQYSGISEKLEGVFDVYSDHLVLDTKSRFIRPSVFIQYPQTEEERTAYNNAYTGYSDSDSHLVSLSTYPVAGKVDFYFYVCNDKLLLLREKKEKDVACVSEYAYTKSSYSGP, encoded by the coding sequence ATGAAGAAACTGTTCTTAGTCATCCTAACCTCCCTTATTTTCTTTCAGTGTAAAAAAACTCCTACTGTTGAAGTGGGTAAAAATGCCTTCATTTCCGCCACTGTTCTCAATGCGAGAAAAACTCCTACCTTAGATGGTGAGAAAGTTGGGAAACTAAAACTTGGCGATGAAGTGAAGGTTTTGGAAAGATCAGAAAATGATACGGAAATCGATGGCCTTTCTGCGTATTGGTATCGGGTCCAATCCAAAGAAATCACCGGTTGGGTGTTTGGTGGTTATCTTTCGATTACTAAAGTGGAATCTCGGGATGCCATGATTGCTGCCGTCCAAGGAAATTTTGTATTCTGTAAACTTCCCGATCGAATGGAATGTTCCAAGACGATCGAGTTTGATGGAGAGAGTTTTATTTATAGGGAGTTCAATCAGTATTCTGGAATCAGCGAAAAACTAGAAGGTGTCTTTGATGTATACTCCGACCATTTGGTATTGGACACAAAGTCCCGGTTTATTCGGCCTTCCGTTTTTATCCAATACCCACAAACCGAAGAAGAAAGGACTGCCTATAATAATGCCTATACCGGATATTCCGATTCTGACAGTCATTTAGTTTCTCTTAGCACCTATCCTGTTGCGGGAAAAGTGGATTTTTACTTTTATGTCTGTAACGATAAACTTTTATTACTTCGGGAAAAAAAAGAAAAGGATGTAGCATGTGTTAGTGAATATGCTTATACTAAATCTTCTTACTCGGGTCCTTAA
- a CDS encoding YidB family protein produces MSFFESLKAVAAQAVELVQNNPQIVSGIQKIVEENGGVSGIVQKFKDKGFADAASSWVGTGENVNIGASDVLKVLGNDSIQELAKKVGLDSEATAGLIGNLLPVVIDKLSPDGKEPGGDITSQLTSLASLFTK; encoded by the coding sequence ATGAGTTTTTTCGAAAGTTTGAAAGCCGTTGCAGCTCAGGCAGTAGAGTTGGTACAAAACAATCCACAAATCGTTTCAGGGATCCAAAAGATCGTGGAGGAGAATGGTGGCGTTTCCGGAATCGTACAAAAGTTTAAGGATAAAGGATTTGCAGATGCAGCCTCTTCTTGGGTGGGAACGGGAGAAAATGTGAATATCGGTGCCTCCGATGTCTTGAAAGTCTTGGGAAATGATTCGATTCAAGAGTTAGCAAAAAAAGTAGGTTTGGATTCAGAAGCGACTGCGGGCCTTATTGGAAATTTATTGCCTGTTGTGATTGATAAACTTTCACCAGATGGAAAGGAACCAGGTGGTGATATCACTTCGCAACTTACTTCCTTGGCCTCTCTCTTTACAAAATAG
- a CDS encoding dihydrofolate reductase family protein, translating into MKTQGTLSIFLFLSLDGFYKGENEDISWHSHGAEESKFSEENLNSGNTLLFGKRTFLMMESFWTSKEAFQLFPKIAEQMKNAKKLVLSHSEVETTWNHTETLKPNWIEQIMQLKKEGTSLTILGSGEVVRQCCELQLLDEYLLMIDPIAIGSGQSLFGGLKSPKLFPLKSTRTFTNGSVLLKYGN; encoded by the coding sequence ATGAAAACACAAGGAACCCTTTCTATTTTTTTATTTCTATCACTCGATGGTTTTTATAAAGGAGAAAACGAAGACATCTCTTGGCATTCTCATGGTGCCGAGGAATCCAAGTTTTCGGAAGAAAATCTAAATTCAGGAAACACCTTACTCTTTGGCAAACGAACTTTCCTGATGATGGAGTCCTTTTGGACAAGTAAAGAAGCCTTCCAATTATTCCCCAAAATCGCCGAACAAATGAAAAATGCTAAAAAACTAGTCCTCTCTCATTCGGAAGTCGAGACAACTTGGAACCATACGGAAACTCTAAAACCAAACTGGATTGAACAGATCATGCAGTTAAAAAAAGAAGGAACGAGTTTGACCATCTTAGGTAGCGGAGAGGTGGTTCGACAATGTTGTGAGTTACAACTGCTTGATGAATACTTGCTAATGATAGATCCCATTGCAATAGGATCCGGACAATCACTCTTCGGGGGATTAAAATCACCAAAACTGTTCCCACTCAAATCCACCAGAACTTTTACTAACGGATCGGTATTGTTAAAATATGGAAATTGA
- a CDS encoding FG-GAP-like repeat-containing protein, producing MLNKTFIQNLNLRLLPLILSLGLVGCWTNPLTHPPIECLMKLNNSLCPDKKLLEKWSPFLFLSLLPESTVTISNLTNHSIVETGFVVGTVSAGQPYVNVWTDDILHTQVPVIDGTWRYALPAKAVSNTFWTYGSLHTITVHLPFEKPKTIQVRKGTNHDTDGDGYPDLIVSATPANNVQGYGYVYRTNSITKQLTTTPDTTLTDGQTTGTYFGSRIGSGDFNGDGYADILVGAQAYSGAIGRVYEFLSRGQSGIPSQNLNAGGSADAILDGVTGGGRFGTNIIGADINYDGYDDAAFASPWENELFIFFSQGITAISSQNTNTANFVFKNPTRITPPVNPDDNFGSWAYPGDVNGDGFQDLVVSAATYSSNLGRIYIFVSNQGSLPASPQQMLVAPLEPAPGCAAGVGCFFGSAFVLDYFNGDNCIDLAVGGYSFNSYQGIVHIYHSTCDPINPYGSVPNATLLGPSTASCSINRCNFGGTLASGDTNGDGRPDLLIGATGAGAIAGIGDVYLVLNDPITGFRNMNLSAGESADSLFSGANAISNFSMSLKLQDTNADGLQDIVISEPTTTNRVYTFQSVRGGVPASQNLNLGGVASQTLAPPAGTSLGNSFADLSRKAKIYLWALVEKTKEYFGMI from the coding sequence ATGTTAAATAAAACATTCATTCAAAATCTGAATCTTAGACTCCTGCCTTTGATACTATCATTGGGCCTTGTGGGTTGTTGGACCAATCCTCTCACCCATCCGCCAATTGAATGTTTGATGAAGTTAAACAACTCCCTTTGTCCCGATAAAAAACTTCTGGAAAAATGGTCACCTTTCCTCTTTTTATCACTTCTTCCGGAATCAACCGTTACTATCTCGAACTTAACCAACCACTCCATAGTAGAAACAGGTTTTGTTGTTGGAACTGTTTCTGCAGGCCAACCCTATGTCAATGTTTGGACCGATGATATCCTCCATACCCAAGTTCCTGTCATAGATGGAACCTGGCGATATGCCTTACCTGCCAAAGCAGTCAGTAACACCTTCTGGACTTATGGAAGCCTCCATACCATAACCGTACATTTGCCATTTGAGAAACCCAAAACCATCCAAGTGCGTAAAGGAACCAATCATGATACTGATGGAGATGGGTATCCCGATTTGATAGTATCGGCAACACCAGCCAATAATGTCCAAGGATATGGTTATGTGTACAGAACGAATTCCATTACCAAACAACTAACGACAACGCCTGATACTACACTGACTGACGGTCAAACTACGGGTACCTATTTCGGAAGTCGGATTGGATCAGGAGACTTTAATGGAGATGGATATGCAGATATATTAGTTGGTGCGCAAGCATATAGTGGTGCAATTGGAAGAGTCTATGAATTTTTAAGCAGAGGCCAATCAGGAATTCCTTCTCAAAATCTAAATGCTGGCGGATCTGCGGATGCAATTCTTGATGGAGTGACAGGTGGTGGAAGATTTGGAACCAATATCATCGGAGCCGATATCAATTACGATGGTTATGACGATGCGGCATTTGCCTCACCCTGGGAAAATGAATTATTTATTTTTTTTAGCCAAGGCATAACTGCAATATCCTCCCAAAACACAAATACCGCGAATTTTGTTTTTAAAAATCCTACTAGAATCACTCCCCCTGTTAACCCCGATGATAATTTCGGATCTTGGGCTTATCCTGGAGATGTCAATGGAGATGGGTTTCAAGACCTGGTTGTCAGTGCGGCCACCTATTCCTCTAACTTGGGAAGGATATATATTTTCGTTTCCAATCAAGGATCCTTACCTGCAAGTCCTCAACAAATGCTCGTAGCTCCACTGGAACCCGCACCTGGTTGTGCAGCAGGAGTTGGGTGTTTTTTTGGTTCCGCATTTGTTTTAGATTATTTTAATGGCGACAATTGTATCGATCTAGCCGTTGGAGGCTACTCATTTAATTCCTACCAAGGAATTGTTCATATATATCATTCCACTTGTGATCCAATAAATCCTTATGGGAGTGTACCGAATGCCACTCTACTTGGTCCCTCGACAGCAAGCTGTAGTATAAACAGGTGCAATTTTGGAGGAACCTTGGCATCGGGAGATACGAATGGAGATGGTCGACCCGATCTTTTAATTGGAGCTACGGGAGCGGGAGCCATTGCCGGGATTGGAGACGTATACTTAGTGTTAAATGATCCAATTACTGGGTTTCGGAATATGAATCTAAGTGCCGGAGAATCTGCCGATAGTCTTTTCTCAGGCGCAAATGCTATCTCCAATTTTTCTATGAGCCTCAAGCTTCAAGACACCAATGCGGATGGACTTCAAGACATTGTCATCTCGGAACCTACTACTACCAATCGAGTCTATACATTCCAAAGTGTGCGTGGTGGTGTGCCTGCAAGCCAGAACCTAAATTTAGGCGGAGTGGCCAGCCAAACCCTCGCACCACCTGCAGGAACTTCTTTGGGAAATTCCTTTGCAGATTTGAGTAGAAAGGCAAAGATATATCTTTGGGCTTTGGTTGAAAAAACAAAAGAGTATTTTGGAATGATTTAA
- the len gene encoding Len family endostatin-like outer membrane lipoprotein: MKFGKRNPSFRHFLVFLVFLSALLGACKKSNDGNDDTILTLLLLQATAATPCTTRCHIYLSEKYGGALGIGGIKGPDAICNGDINRVKGKTYKAMISVPGSREITGSATGTPTYTDWVLKANTFYSNSTDPSNTTGSTTNANRIFRDSNVTMQMNFPLGTNGTTFWTGITITGGNFANGDNCTNWSTIGAGVNGQVGVVGASATTLVDATTNVCNVSNRVVCVEQ, encoded by the coding sequence ATGAAATTTGGCAAACGTAACCCTTCTTTTCGACATTTCTTAGTATTTCTTGTTTTTCTTAGCGCTTTGTTAGGTGCTTGCAAGAAGTCAAATGATGGAAATGACGATACCATTTTAACTCTTCTTCTGCTTCAGGCAACTGCGGCAACTCCTTGCACCACTAGATGTCATATATATCTATCAGAAAAATACGGTGGCGCACTTGGGATTGGTGGGATCAAAGGACCAGATGCAATTTGCAATGGTGATATTAACCGGGTAAAAGGAAAAACCTATAAAGCTATGATTTCTGTTCCCGGGTCGAGAGAAATCACTGGCAGCGCAACCGGTACACCGACTTACACTGACTGGGTGCTCAAGGCTAATACTTTTTATTCCAATAGCACAGATCCTTCCAATACGACAGGTTCTACGACAAATGCCAACAGAATCTTCCGGGATTCAAATGTGACGATGCAAATGAATTTTCCTCTAGGTACGAATGGAACGACTTTCTGGACTGGGATCACAATTACTGGTGGAAACTTTGCCAATGGAGACAATTGCACCAACTGGTCGACGATCGGCGCTGGGGTCAATGGTCAGGTTGGCGTTGTCGGAGCCAGTGCAACGACACTGGTTGATGCAACTACAAATGTATGTAACGTATCTAATCGTGTTGTTTGTGTAGAACAATAA
- a CDS encoding SH3 domain-containing protein, which translates to MERRSNYDSRAYLDFLFNDEALMMIVNTRPYVHNSNNYDFGGMKFRGGLALEFRDNQLYQISCLHKPNNVKDVLDIFKKQYCGEKIEVNRDMEVVNVFDTKEKCTTHCIFGYHYRFPGTYIAMGSVVNVRSTPSLNGAVVAKLPRGEKVEVLEDIGKRDILPNPVISSNWLKVKTNMGVEGFIHGSYLRAPAEPDIYEIKRKAEEWKKANTK; encoded by the coding sequence ATGGAACGAAGAAGTAATTATGATAGCCGAGCTTATTTAGATTTTTTGTTTAATGATGAAGCATTGATGATGATCGTAAATACACGGCCCTATGTACACAATTCAAACAATTATGATTTTGGTGGTATGAAATTTCGAGGCGGATTAGCTTTGGAGTTTCGAGACAATCAACTTTATCAAATTAGTTGTTTGCATAAACCGAACAATGTGAAAGATGTATTAGATATTTTTAAAAAACAATATTGCGGAGAAAAGATAGAGGTAAATAGAGATATGGAAGTTGTCAATGTTTTCGACACAAAAGAAAAATGCACAACCCACTGTATCTTCGGATACCATTACCGTTTTCCTGGCACATACATTGCGATGGGTTCTGTTGTAAATGTGCGGTCAACTCCAAGTTTAAATGGCGCAGTTGTCGCAAAGCTACCCAGAGGTGAAAAGGTTGAAGTTCTAGAAGATATTGGTAAGAGGGACATTCTGCCAAATCCTGTAATCTCGTCAAACTGGCTCAAAGTGAAAACTAATATGGGAGTAGAAGGCTTTATTCACGGATCCTACCTTCGAGCTCCCGCCGAACCTGATATTTATGAAATCAAAAGAAAAGCCGAGGAGTGGAAAAAGGCGAATACGAAATAA
- a CDS encoding nucleotidyltransferase family protein, which translates to MSSLSKSQILSLLTTNIDSLQKFGVFHIGLFGSFARNESNSESDIDILVEFMPDQKNFRNYMDLKIYLEDTFHRRIDLVIKESIKMRIKDQILSETIYAA; encoded by the coding sequence ATGTCATCTTTATCTAAAAGCCAAATTCTTTCTCTACTAACAACAAACATAGATTCTCTCCAAAAGTTTGGAGTATTTCATATTGGTTTGTTCGGATCGTTCGCAAGAAACGAATCTAATTCAGAAAGTGACATTGACATTCTAGTGGAATTTATGCCCGATCAAAAAAACTTTCGTAATTATATGGATTTAAAAATTTATCTAGAGGATACTTTTCATAGAAGGATCGACTTAGTGATTAAAGAATCGATCAAAATGAGAATCAAGGATCAAATTTTAAGCGAAACTATTTATGCCGCGTGA
- a CDS encoding cyclic nucleotide-binding domain-containing protein, with protein sequence MNILEFMQNISTQVYLRGDVIFREGDPHDGSMYCIMSGMFAVTKRTPDGTQEVIKGLGPGEFFGELSLLTRRPRAMTLSVVSANARVGILRDDQFEKLARINTHFLFQLTKSTVEKLHRAEARLTELDKMLEEIKKEEEK encoded by the coding sequence ATGAACATACTGGAATTTATGCAAAATATCTCTACGCAAGTGTATTTGCGAGGGGATGTGATCTTTCGAGAAGGAGATCCACATGATGGAAGTATGTATTGCATCATGAGTGGGATGTTTGCCGTCACCAAACGGACACCAGATGGAACCCAAGAAGTCATTAAGGGTTTGGGTCCGGGGGAATTTTTTGGAGAACTTTCGCTCCTCACAAGAAGGCCCAGAGCCATGACTCTCAGTGTAGTTTCTGCCAATGCACGAGTGGGAATCCTACGAGACGATCAGTTCGAAAAGTTGGCTCGGATCAATACGCATTTTTTATTCCAACTGACCAAAAGTACGGTCGAAAAACTCCACCGGGCCGAAGCCAGGCTCACCGAACTTGATAAAATGTTAGAAGAAATCAAAAAGGAAGAAGAGAAATGA
- a CDS encoding Crp/Fnr family transcriptional regulator has product MNVDHLRKYITEVRIDHFAEGKKVFSEGEDCNGKMFFVFAGQLQVFKRKANGEDHYVRDIKPGEFFGEMALVFPSPRAATVVATAEDTKVGIITKEIFLAMGNESPGFLSVILHSIIDRLTSVEDMISERQQELHTLINGMPSLQTIPATTESVTSDEEKTQDSPEPEEKN; this is encoded by the coding sequence ATGAACGTCGACCATTTACGAAAGTACATCACCGAAGTGCGAATCGACCATTTCGCAGAAGGTAAAAAAGTGTTTTCCGAAGGGGAAGATTGTAACGGGAAAATGTTTTTTGTATTTGCCGGTCAACTCCAAGTCTTCAAACGAAAGGCAAATGGAGAAGACCACTACGTTCGTGATATCAAACCGGGTGAGTTTTTTGGAGAAATGGCATTGGTATTTCCGTCACCGAGAGCTGCCACGGTCGTTGCAACAGCCGAAGACACGAAAGTAGGAATCATTACAAAAGAAATCTTTTTGGCGATGGGAAATGAAAGTCCAGGATTTTTATCAGTCATTCTCCACAGTATCATCGACCGCCTAACTTCTGTAGAAGATATGATTTCCGAAAGACAACAAGAATTACATACACTGATCAACGGAATGCCTTCGCTACAAACAATTCCCGCTACCACAGAATCTGTCACCTCTGATGAGGAGAAAACACAAGATTCTCCAGAACCAGAGGAGAAAAACTAG
- a CDS encoding PilZ domain-containing protein, with the protein MTLRFFNYPIPVLLVTLGFLAVPFLNVYITASLYDLDLDHFTMILSRIQPLQYVLSGLSAIIAYGLVTKKKFGYYLFLCFTFLILTYNVWMVLSVTLGKKIFLAGIRIHTADIVWNMVTTTLLLGTVFYFLRREIAAPYLSGIRRGWRTKYRETHPVPFHWTNADGEREGDGQTINISRNGILIPIPAHHFLKVGDPINLLLKLEKENRDPVSISVQAKIVRIDRESDGSEIAGVQLFFPINQREEKQIYEAFLARVFAPRYPVSNPVNFFGKDNKICQGTLLNVSMEGLYIETSSVLEQDQICNVKIQTRSGDISVGGVVRWSNPQGRYGKPSGFGIQIDAIENRNLFRIWIWKQRFKLFHSR; encoded by the coding sequence GTGACTTTGCGGTTCTTCAACTATCCCATCCCTGTTCTGCTGGTAACGCTCGGTTTTCTTGCGGTGCCCTTTCTCAATGTCTATATTACAGCGTCCTTATACGATCTCGATTTAGACCATTTTACAATGATTCTTTCCAGAATCCAACCGTTACAATATGTACTCTCTGGACTCAGTGCCATCATTGCCTATGGCCTTGTTACCAAAAAAAAATTTGGATACTACCTCTTCCTTTGTTTTACCTTTCTTATCCTTACTTACAATGTTTGGATGGTTTTGTCTGTCACTCTCGGCAAGAAGATCTTTCTTGCCGGTATCCGCATCCATACCGCAGACATCGTATGGAATATGGTTACCACTACACTTCTCCTTGGGACTGTTTTTTATTTCCTACGCAGAGAGATTGCCGCACCTTACCTAAGTGGAATTCGTCGCGGCTGGAGAACCAAATACAGAGAAACCCACCCCGTTCCTTTCCATTGGACCAATGCCGATGGAGAACGTGAAGGTGATGGGCAAACCATCAATATTTCTCGTAACGGTATCCTTATCCCCATCCCAGCTCATCATTTTTTAAAAGTGGGAGACCCTATCAATCTTCTCTTAAAGTTAGAAAAAGAAAACAGGGATCCTGTTTCTATCTCCGTCCAAGCAAAGATTGTAAGGATCGACAGAGAAAGTGATGGATCAGAAATTGCTGGCGTTCAACTCTTCTTTCCCATCAACCAAAGAGAAGAAAAACAAATCTACGAAGCTTTTCTAGCAAGAGTGTTTGCACCGAGATATCCTGTTTCCAATCCAGTGAACTTCTTTGGAAAAGATAACAAAATTTGCCAAGGTACACTCCTGAATGTTTCCATGGAAGGATTGTACATTGAAACCAGTTCGGTTCTAGAACAGGATCAAATTTGTAATGTAAAGATTCAAACCAGATCGGGAGATATTTCTGTGGGCGGTGTGGTACGTTGGTCCAACCCGCAAGGGAGGTATGGAAAACCCAGTGGGTTTGGAATTCAAATTGATGCGATCGAAAACAGAAATTTATTTCGAATTTGGATTTGGAAACAACGTTTTAAGTTATTCCACAGCCGGTAG
- a CDS encoding IspD/TarI family cytidylyltransferase has translation MNNLYVVLLAGGTGTRMGTEVPKQFLKVRGESLLRHSVKRFRKFGLTKSITVVSHPDWILETEKDLEDILEGNDRIVPGGESRHLSTVCGLESISYDEKDIIFIHDVARPNFKQNELYQLVEQTKIFGGATIVGKSTESLVRVRLHQNYTEEPLKREEVYSVKTPQSIAGFMIKELLLVELPKDLKKHPTDLCTWMGKRRVGIVETDYHNIKVTSPGDAELADSLFWEELPAVE, from the coding sequence ATGAACAATCTATATGTTGTCCTACTAGCAGGTGGGACAGGAACACGGATGGGGACTGAGGTTCCCAAACAATTTTTGAAAGTTAGAGGTGAGTCCTTACTTCGGCATTCGGTCAAACGGTTCCGAAAGTTTGGACTTACCAAATCCATCACAGTTGTCTCTCATCCCGATTGGATTTTAGAAACAGAAAAGGATCTAGAAGATATTTTGGAAGGGAACGATCGCATTGTTCCTGGGGGTGAAAGTCGCCATCTATCAACGGTTTGTGGGCTTGAATCTATTTCCTATGATGAAAAGGATATCATTTTTATCCATGATGTGGCAAGGCCCAACTTCAAACAAAATGAACTTTACCAGTTAGTGGAACAAACGAAAATTTTTGGTGGGGCCACCATTGTGGGAAAGTCTACTGAGAGTTTGGTACGAGTTCGCCTACACCAAAACTACACAGAAGAACCATTAAAAAGAGAAGAAGTGTATTCTGTGAAAACTCCGCAATCGATTGCTGGATTTATGATTAAAGAACTTTTGCTCGTGGAACTTCCCAAGGATTTAAAGAAACATCCGACAGACCTATGCACTTGGATGGGAAAAAGAAGGGTGGGGATTGTCGAAACTGACTACCACAACATCAAAGTCACAAGCCCAGGCGATGCCGAACTTGCCGACTCTTTGTTTTGGGAAGAACTACCGGCTGTGGAATAA